The following are encoded in a window of Gavia stellata isolate bGavSte3 chromosome 33, bGavSte3.hap2, whole genome shotgun sequence genomic DNA:
- the MRPS21 gene encoding small ribosomal subunit protein bS21m isoform X1, translated as MDRIQRIIGVLQKPEMGRAAAAMANHLRFVGRTVMVQNGNVDAAYGALNRILSYDGVVEAVRRRRYYEKPCRRRQRLAYEACRRVYNAEMGRKISFLARSSRADPWLGC; from the exons ATGGACCGGATCCAGCGGATCATCGGGGTCCTGCAGAAACCCGAAATGGG CAGAGCGGCGGCCGCTATGGCCAACCACCTCCGCTTCGTGGGCCGCACCGTCATGGTCCAGAACGGCAACGTGGATGCGGCCTACGGCGCTCTCAACCG GATCCTCTCGTACGACGGCGTGGTGGAGGcggtgcggcggcggcggtaCTACGAGAAGCCgtgccggcggcggcagcgcctgGCCTACGAGGCGTGCCGGCGGGTCTACAACGCCGAGATGGGGCGGAAGATCAGCTTCCTGGCGCGGAGCAGCCGGGCAGACCCCTGGCTGGGCTGCTAG
- the MRPS21 gene encoding small ribosomal subunit protein bS21m isoform X2 produces the protein MANHLRFVGRTVMVQNGNVDAAYGALNRILSYDGVVEAVRRRRYYEKPCRRRQRLAYEACRRVYNAEMGRKISFLARSSRADPWLGC, from the exons ATGGCCAACCACCTCCGCTTCGTGGGCCGCACCGTCATGGTCCAGAACGGCAACGTGGATGCGGCCTACGGCGCTCTCAACCG GATCCTCTCGTACGACGGCGTGGTGGAGGcggtgcggcggcggcggtaCTACGAGAAGCCgtgccggcggcggcagcgcctgGCCTACGAGGCGTGCCGGCGGGTCTACAACGCCGAGATGGGGCGGAAGATCAGCTTCCTGGCGCGGAGCAGCCGGGCAGACCCCTGGCTGGGCTGCTAG